AACTGATAGGAGTCCATGCGCTTTCGAAACTCTCTAGGCGAGATTCCTGTGAGCTTCTTAAATACTTTGTTCATATAATTCGCGTTGGCGTAACCGGTTTTCCGGGCAATCTCCTCAAACGTATAGTTCGTATGCAAAACCAGATCCGCAGCTTTGTACATTCTCACAAATGTCACGTACTGAAGAGGGGTATACCCGGTAGTCTGTTTAAAAAGACGGCTGAAATGATAAGGTGACAGTCCGGCTTCCCAGGCCAGCGTATCAATCGTCAGCTCCTTGGCAAAGTGAGACTTTACATGATTAATGGCTTTCGCAACGCCCGGATGCCAGCGGGCAGACGGCTGGTCCATGGCACTTGTAAATTCCAGAAGGCTCATGGTCATTTGATAGGCTAAAGAACTGCCGATGTAAGGCGTGTCGATCCGTTTTTCATTTGCCTGTGCGTATATAGAGAGAAGGGTTTGGATCGGTCGTGATTCAGGATGGAAGCGCAGAATCGATCCGTTCGTATCCGTCAGCTTCCCCCAGCAATATTTTGCTGCATCTCCATATAGAGTGATGTAAATAAACTCCCATTCACTGCTTTCTTCGGGCAGGTAGTATTCATAGTCTCCAGGTGTGGTAACCATAAAGGCCGTGCCGGAATCGAGGGTGTAAATCTCATCCTCAATTTTAATTTTTCCGTATCCCCGCACTGTATATTGAAAGATATATTTGTCCGTATCTTTACGTTTTAATCCGTTCCATTTGTACAACTGGGAAGAATGGGTGTCCCAGCCGATTGACCAGAGCTGTATATTTTTGCTTACCTCGGACTCCTGAAACCGGTAGGCATAGGAGCCTTCATTCCGAAATTCGAAATCTTCCAAATGTCCCATAAGCCTGTCACTCCTTTATCGTCAATGAATATGAAATATTTTACTAATAGCAGGATTTCACAGGTTGATTTATTCCTGCAGTCTGCTACAACAGCCTACTAATACGAATAAAATAAGGATATACATAACTTTCCTGTAATTTAATAAAGCAATATATTACCTCTATTATTTCACAAAAACTATTGAAACCGCTACCAGAAATCGTTTACAATATGGAGAACCAAGACGATTAAAATGTAAATGAAAAAAACGGCAGTGCTCTTAAATAAACCACGATCAGCACACAAAGGAGAGTCTGCCATGAATTGGATTATTATATTATCATTCTTGTTTTTCACAGGAATGGTCGCAGTTATTTCATATCAAAAAACAAAAAAGGAGAAACTGGATACATCTGACGGATACTTTCTCGGAGGCCGTAGCTTAACTGCCTGGGTTATTGCCGGATCGTTAATGCTTACAAACCTGTCCACCGAGCAGCTCATCGGCCTGAACGCAGAAGGTTACGAGTTTAATATGAGCTCTATGGGGTGGGAAGTAGGCTCCGCGATTGCTCTTGTCATCGTAGCGTTCTTTTTCCTGCCGCGTTACTTAAAGGGCGGAATTACAACGATTCCCGACTTTCTTGAAAAACGGTATGACGCCGGGGTTAAACAGTTCGTTACAATCCTTTTCTTATTCGGGTATATTTTTAACCTGCTTCCGCCGATTCTTTACTCAGGGGCAGTGGCCCTCAGCGGAATGTTTAACGTACCCGAGATGCTCGGAGTAAGTCCGACCGTTGCTCTTTGGATTACGGTTTGGGTTATTGGCTGTATCGGCTCTCTCTACGCGATTTTCGGTGGATTGAAAGCGGTTGCCGTATCTGACACGATCAACGGGATCGGTCTTTTAATCGGGGGACTGATGGTTCCGATTCTCGGTCTCATGGTTCTTGGAGGAGGCAATCCTTTTTCAGGATTCAACGTTATCGTTGAGAACACCCCTGAAAAACTGAACGCAGTCGGAAGCAACACCGACCCTGTACCGTTTGGAACGATGTTTACAGGGATGCTCCTTGTTAACCTGTTCTACTGGGGTACAGCCCAGCACATTATGCAGCGTGCCATTGCGGCGAAAAACCTGAAAGAAGGTCAGAAGGGTCTGATTATTGCAGCATTCCTGAAATTACTCGGACCGGTATTCCTTATCCTGCCCGGTATTATCGCATTCAACCTGCTGGGTGATAACCTGAATGCCATGGATGCCTATCCGGCACTTGTAAATCACATTCTGCCGACACCATTGGTCGGGTTGTTTGCTGCTATTCTGTTTGGTGCGGTACTGTCTTCATTCAACTCAGTACTTAACTCGTCCGTTACGCTGTTTGTCTTAAACATCTACAAGCCTTACTTCAAGCCAAAAGCGCCGGATCATGTCCTTATTAAGCACGGTAAAGTCTTCGGTCTTTTCCTTGCACTGTTTGCCATGATGGTTGCACCACTCATTGCCATGGTGCCACAAGGATTCTTCCAGTACTTGCAAATGGTTAACGGGTTCTATAACGTGCCGATTCTCACGATCATTATCGTCGGTTATTTAACAAAGAAAGTACCGGCGTTTGCTGCAAAAGTATCACTGGTTGTGTTTATCTCCACGTACGGTTTCACTCAGCTTGTGTGGGACGGAGGGCTTCACTTCCTTCACATCCTTGCGATTCTGTTTGTTGTCTGTGTGACACTGATGCTGGTGATCGGCCGTATTTACCCTCGTGAGAAGGAGTTTGTACTTCAAGAGGAAAGTGCAGTAGACATGACGCCTTGGCGCATTGTGTACCCTATGGGTGCGGTAGCAACAGCTGCTATGATTCTTGTGTATCTCTTATTCTCCGTTGCGGGTATTGCCTCTTAGATGAAAGAAGAGCCGGGAAAACTTATGAACAGCGTTTTAATAACGCTCAGATGAGTCTGACCGGCTCTTTTTATGCAGATTTGCTTTTAAAAGGATAATATTGAAACTGTAGGAATACCAGAGGGGTCGGCTGTAAAAGAGCCTATTTTGTAAAGGTTTTTTCCTTTACGGAAAAAGGTAATGAAGCCGGAGTACCTGAGACTCCACTCCTGTGGCAGTGGGGGGCCAGGCAAGACCCCGCAGGGCAATAGCCGGAGGAGGCTTGCCGGCACCGCCACGGAAAGCGAAAGGCATGCAGGCTTCATATTCAGGATCCGTACTCTAAAGGAAGTGAAATAAACCTCCATTCCACTTGTAAGTAAAACTATCAAAAAGGAGCAACACTATGCCAATTCTAGTAAACACTCAACCTCTTGAATTTCATCTGCAGACTGAAAATGTGAGTTATATCTTGACCGTAATGGAAAATAACCAGCTCGGGCATTTGTATTATGGGAAAAAAGTGACGCACCGATCCAGCTTTCAGCACCTTCTCCGTACAGGGGAAAGAGGAGCTACAGCTTACGTAAATGAAGGGGATCTCAGCTTCTCTCTTGAACTTGCACAGCAGGAATTTCCGTCGTACGGGACGACGGATTTCCGGGAGCCGGCAGTTCAAACGATGCAGGAAAACGGAAGCCGTATCTCAAACTTCACGTTTGATTCCTATGAAATCAGCAAAGGAAAGCCTGCTCTTGAAGGGCTTCCGGCCACATATACCGAAGCTGAGGAAGAAGCGTTCACTTTAACGGTTATCCTCACTGACAAGGTAACCGGTGCAGAACTTACGCTTCTGTATACTATTTTTGAAAAAACGGGAGCAATTGCCCGAAGTGCACGCATTGGAAACAAAGGGGCGGAGACTCTTCGCCTTAAACGGCTGATGAGTGCCTCTGTTGATTTACCCGATGCTGAATATGAGATGGTCCAGCTTTCGGGAGCGTGGAGCCGTGAACGTCATATGGAAAACCGCAAGCTTGTACCGGGAATTCAAAGTGTATCGAGCACGAGAGGCACGAGCAGCAGTCAGCAAAATCCGTTCCTTGCCTTAAAGCGCCCTGATGCTACAGAACACGACGGAGACGTATACGGTTTTTCTTTTGTCTACAGCGGGAACTTCCTTGCCCAAGTAGAAGTGGACCACTACGATGTGGCCCGCACGATGATCGGTATTCATCCGTTTGATTTTGAATGGAAACTGGAATCCGGAGAAGCCTTCCAGACCCCGGAAGCTGTTCTCGTTTACTCCGACCAGGGATTAAACGGCATGAGTGCGATTTATCATGAACTTTACCGCAGCCGCCTTGCCCGCGGAGAGTGGCGTGACAAGGAGCGCCCGGTGTTAATCAACAACTGGGAAGCAACATACTTCAATTTTGACGAGGAAAAGATCGTTGAAATTGCAAGCTCCGCACATAATTTAGGCGTAGAGCTCTTCGTTCTTGATGACGGATGGTTTGGGAAAAGAGACGATGACACCACCTCCCTCGGTGACTGGATTGTGGACAAGCGTAAACTGCCGAATGGAATGAAGACGCTCGGCGAAAGAATCACAGACCTTGGCATGCAGTTTGGTCTCTGGTTCGAGCCTGAGATGATTTCAAAGGAAAGTGACCTTTATAAAGCCCGTCCGGACTGGCTTGTTCAAGTCCCCGGCCGGAAACTTTCTCACGGACGCCATCAGTTCGTCCTTGATTTTTCAAATGAGGAAGTAGTCGATCATATTTTCAATCAGATGGCAGCGGTTCTTGAAGACGCACCGATTTCATATGTGAAATGGGACATGAACCGAAACATTACGGAGGCCGGTTCAACAAGTCTTCCCGGCGACCGCCAGCAGGAAGTGTACCACCGCTACATTCTTGGGGTTTATGACCTTTACAACAAACTGACTACTCGTTTTCCCCACATCCTGTTTGAATCGTGTGCATCAGGCGGGGCGCGCTTCGATCCAGGCATGCTTTACTATGCCCCGCAGGCGTGGACTAGTGATGACACAGATGCTGTAGAGCGGCTGAAGATTCAGTACGGCAGTTCCCTTGTCTATCCCCTCAGTTCCATTGGAGCACACGTATCCGCTGTTCCAAACCATCAGGTAAAACGCATTACTTCTCTTAAAATGCGTGGGGATGTGGCGTTCTTCGGCATGTTCGGCTATGAGCTGGACGTGACAAAGATGAGTGAGGCGGAGCGCGAGGAGGTAAAAAAACAGATCCGTTTTTACAAAGAAAATCGTGCTCTTATTCAGAACGGACTGTTTTACCGCCTGATCAGCCCGTTTGGCTCAAACGAAACAGCCTGGAGCGTGGTGGATAAAGATCAGACAAAAGCGATCGCCGGGTTTTATCAGGTTCTCGCAGAGCCAAACCCGGGATTCAAAAAGCTCAAGCTGACGGGTCTCAATCCTGAAAAGGAATACCGGGTGAGCGGCAAAGCACGGACTTATTTCGGAGACGAGTTAATGAACTCCGGCCTTCTCTTACAGGAGCCGTACATCGGTACCGATGCAGGAGGCCTTGAAGAGAGCGGCGATTTTACATCCCAGGTTTATGTAATCGAAAAAATATAGAGTGGAGGCCGAGTAGATGACGAAATTTCCGCCGATCAGCGAAAGAGTGCCATACATGCTCCATGGTGCAGACTATAACCCGGAGCAGTGGCTGGCTTATCCGGACATCCTTGAAAAAGACATTCAGTTAATGAAAGAAGCGAAATGCAACGTCATGAGTGTGGGCATCTTTTCGTGGGTCTCCCTTGAACCGGAGGAGGGTCATTTTACCTTTGAATGGATGGATCAGGTACTCGACAGGCTTCACGAAAACGGCATCAGCGTGTTTCTTGCCACACCATCAGGAGCAAGACCTGCCTGGATGTCAAAAAAATATCCGGAAGTTCTTCGTGTAGAAGCGAACCGTGTCCGAAATCTCCACGGATTTCGCCATAACCATTGTTACACGTCTCCTGTTTACCGGGAAAAAGTACAAATGATGAACGAAAAACTTGCCGAGCGTTACGCCGATCACCCGGCAGTGATCGGCTGGCATATTTCAAATGAGTACGGCGGCGAGTGTCACTGCGACCTTTGTCAGGACAATTTCCGTGACTGGCTGAAAGAGAAATACGAAACCCTCGATAAGCTCAATCACGCCTGGTGGACCACGTTTTGGAGCCACACGTATACGGACTGGGATCAGATCGAATCACCGGCTCCCCACGGTGAACTGATGGTCCACGGCCAAAACCTGGACTGGAAACGGTTTGTGACCGACCGGACAATAGACTTTTGCCGTCACGAAATCAGCCCTTTGAAGGAAAAAGATCCGAGTATTCCTGTCACAACGAACTTTATGGGAATCTACGAAGGCCTTGATTACTGGAAGTTTGCCGGACATCTGGACGTGATTTCCTGGGACGCCTATCCGACGTGGCATGATACGCAGGATGAAAGCATGAACGCGGCGAGTGTCGGTTTTACACATGATTTGAATCGGTCTTTGAAGCAAGGACAGCCTTTTATGCTTATGGAAAGCACCCCGAGCATGACCAACTGGCAGGACGTAAGCAAGCTCAAAAAGCCTGGGATGCATCACCTTTCCTCCTTGCAGGCAGTCGCTCACGGTTCAGATACGGTACAGTACTTTCAGTGGCGGAAAAGCAGAGGATCGAGTGAGAAACTGCACGGCGCTGTACTTGATCATTACGGCAGAAGCGATAACCGCGTGTTTCAGGACGTCAAAGGCGTCGGGGAAACACTGGAAAAACTAAGCCAGGTAACCGGTACAAGTGTCCAGCCGGAAGTAGCCATCATTTTTGACTGGGAAAACCGCTGGGCCATTAACGATTCCCAAGGCCCCCGCAACATCGGTATCCACTACGAGCGCACCGTCCAGGAGCACTATCTCCCGTTCTGGGAGCGGGGCATTCCGGTGGATGTCGTGAGTATGGATGCGGACTTTAGCAAATACAAAGTCGTTGTGGCACCGATGCTTTACATGGTACGGGCCGGCGTCGGGGAAAAAATCGACCGGTTTGTGGGTGATGGCGGCACCTTTGTAACCACGTATTTGTCGGGCATTGCCGATGAAACAGACCTTGCTTTTCTAGGCGGTTTTCCCGGTCCGTTAAGAGAGACCCTCGGTATTCGCTCGGAAGAAATTGATGGTCTTCATGACGGTCAGACGAACGGAGTCGCGATTACGGAAAACAGTCTCGGCTTGCAAGGGGAGTTTGAATCCCGGGAGCTGTGTGACCTGATCCACTTGGAAGGTGCCCGTTCTCTTGCTGAGTATACCGGCGATTTTTATGAAGGAAGACCTGCGCTCACTGTTAACCACCACGGCAAAGGGAAGGCTTATTATATCGCGTCGCGAAACGACAACCAATTTCACGATCAATTCACAGAGTGCCTTGTGCGGGACGCAGGGATTGAAAGAGTGGTAGATGTTGAATTGCCAGCAGGGGTTACCGCTCAGGTAAGAACCGACGGGCAGACCGATTACGTGTTTTTGATGAACTTTACCGGCGGTGAAAAAGAGATCGACCTGAACGGCAGAGGACTGACGAGTCTCGTCGGCGATGAGTCGGGAAATTTTGCACCTTTCGAAGGTAAAGTGTATACAAGAGAAGCGAAACACGAGCATTTTTCGACGTTTCGTTAAACAGCAGATGTCCCCGGGATCACCGCAGTCGTTCCGGGGTGTTTTTTGTGGAGGGGGGGGGTGGTCATTGGAGGATATGATGAATCTTCGTGGAGATATGATGAATCCCGGTGGAGATATCATGAATTGCAGCCCACAGCAGCCATTTTCATCACCAGGATGACTTCGGGGAGCGAAAAATAGAGGTACGATTTCTGACTTTGGCTTCTCATTCCTGAAAATAAAACTTACTTCCTTAATCCACAAGGGAATTTCTTAATTTACCTCTAAGATTCCTGGAAACAACCCGCAACTCCTCAATCCCTGCAGCATCAAAACCCCGTTATCACCCCTATTCCAACATCACCTGAAAACTTTTTTAATTAAATTTATTAATTAATGTTTTCAACCGCCACCTTCTTCAGTATAATAGAGGACGAGGAAAACAGTACAATTGCCGTTTTAATTGAAATCGTTTACAAATCGTCTTGGTCGTTGTATTTGTAAACAGCATGATTAAAAGCTACAGGAAGGTGACGGCGCAAATGGAACAAAAACTTTATAACGCAATGAAAAACGCATATGGTCACAGTGAAAGTGACATACGGCTATTCTTCGCCCCAGGGCGGGTAAACTTAATTGGAGAACATATCGACTATAATGGCGGATATGTGTTTCCTTGCTCCCTGAGCATCGGCACATACATGGCCGTTACAAAAAGATCCGACAATAACATCCGCATGACCTCTCTTAATTTTCCGGAGCAGGGGACGATTGAGTTCAGCCTTGACGAACTCGTCTATAAAAAAGAAGACGATTGGGCCAACTATCCTAAAGGCGTTCTTCATGAATTTGCCAAACTCGGCAAAACGTCTGCACATGGATTCGACGCTGTCTTTTTCGGTAACATTCCGAATGGAGCGGGGCTTTCATCATCCGCATCCGTTGAGCTCGTTACGGCAGTCATGTGGGATGCCATAAACGGATTTGGTCTTCCAATGGTCGAGATGGTGAAAATCGGCCAGCGGGCGGAAAATGATTTTATCGGTGTGAGCTGCGGAATTATGGATCAGTTTGCCATTGGAATGGGTAAAGAAAAGCAGGCGATTCTTCTCGACTGCAACACGCTGGACTATTCATACAGTCCAATCGATCTCGGTGAATACACTCTCGTAATTGCAAACACCAATAAACGCCGCGGACTTGCGGATTCAAAATATAACGAGCGTCGCAGAGAATGTGACGAAGCACTGGAAGCGATTCAAACCAAAAAGCGAATCGACTTTCTGTGTGATCTCACTTCACAGGAGTTTGAGGAAGTAAAAGACGCGATTAAAAACCCGGTTGCACAAAAGCGTGCCCGTCACGCAGTCTCTGAAAACGAGCGTACGAAAACAGCAGCCGAACTTCTTAAGCAGAGAGATCTTAAAGGCTTTGGCGAACTTATGAATGCTTCTCACATTTCTCTTCGGAATGACTATGAAGTTTCAGGGAAGGAACTGGATGCTCTTGTGAAAGCGGCATGGACTGAACAGTCGGTGATCGGTGCGAGAATGACAGGAGCCGGCTTTGGCGGATGTACCGTAAACATCATCAAAAAAGAGCAGCTTGATGAAACACTGGACCGCATGAAACAGGCGTACAGTGAAGCGACCGGCCTGCAAGCTGAATTTTACATTGCAGAAGTGGGGCCGGGAGCAAAAGAAATCACAAAGGTAAAGGAAGGTGAGCGCTGATGGCAGTTCTCGTATGTGGAGGAGCGGGCTATATCGGCAGTCACGCAGTAGAAGATCTTATCCGTCAGGGTGAAAAAGTTGTTGTTGCAGACAATCTTCAAACCGGCCATATTGATGCAGTAAGCAAAGAATCAGCCCTTTATGTTGGGGATTTAAGAGATGAGCGGTTCCTGAGCCGTGTGTTTGAGGAAAACGACATAGAGTCGGTCATTCATTTTGCAGCCGATTCGCTCGTAGGGGTAAGCATGGATGAGCCTCTTCAGTACTATG
This DNA window, taken from Alteribacter keqinensis, encodes the following:
- a CDS encoding AraC family transcriptional regulator — protein: MGHLEDFEFRNEGSYAYRFQESEVSKNIQLWSIGWDTHSSQLYKWNGLKRKDTDKYIFQYTVRGYGKIKIEDEIYTLDSGTAFMVTTPGDYEYYLPEESSEWEFIYITLYGDAAKYCWGKLTDTNGSILRFHPESRPIQTLLSIYAQANEKRIDTPYIGSSLAYQMTMSLLEFTSAMDQPSARWHPGVAKAINHVKSHFAKELTIDTLAWEAGLSPYHFSRLFKQTTGYTPLQYVTFVRMYKAADLVLHTNYTFEEIARKTGYANANYMNKVFKKLTGISPREFRKRMDSYQFDELLKEYERSVLKR
- a CDS encoding solute:sodium symporter family transporter; translated protein: MNWIIILSFLFFTGMVAVISYQKTKKEKLDTSDGYFLGGRSLTAWVIAGSLMLTNLSTEQLIGLNAEGYEFNMSSMGWEVGSAIALVIVAFFFLPRYLKGGITTIPDFLEKRYDAGVKQFVTILFLFGYIFNLLPPILYSGAVALSGMFNVPEMLGVSPTVALWITVWVIGCIGSLYAIFGGLKAVAVSDTINGIGLLIGGLMVPILGLMVLGGGNPFSGFNVIVENTPEKLNAVGSNTDPVPFGTMFTGMLLVNLFYWGTAQHIMQRAIAAKNLKEGQKGLIIAAFLKLLGPVFLILPGIIAFNLLGDNLNAMDAYPALVNHILPTPLVGLFAAILFGAVLSSFNSVLNSSVTLFVLNIYKPYFKPKAPDHVLIKHGKVFGLFLALFAMMVAPLIAMVPQGFFQYLQMVNGFYNVPILTIIIVGYLTKKVPAFAAKVSLVVFISTYGFTQLVWDGGLHFLHILAILFVVCVTLMLVIGRIYPREKEFVLQEESAVDMTPWRIVYPMGAVATAAMILVYLLFSVAGIAS
- a CDS encoding alpha-galactosidase, with protein sequence MPILVNTQPLEFHLQTENVSYILTVMENNQLGHLYYGKKVTHRSSFQHLLRTGERGATAYVNEGDLSFSLELAQQEFPSYGTTDFREPAVQTMQENGSRISNFTFDSYEISKGKPALEGLPATYTEAEEEAFTLTVILTDKVTGAELTLLYTIFEKTGAIARSARIGNKGAETLRLKRLMSASVDLPDAEYEMVQLSGAWSRERHMENRKLVPGIQSVSSTRGTSSSQQNPFLALKRPDATEHDGDVYGFSFVYSGNFLAQVEVDHYDVARTMIGIHPFDFEWKLESGEAFQTPEAVLVYSDQGLNGMSAIYHELYRSRLARGEWRDKERPVLINNWEATYFNFDEEKIVEIASSAHNLGVELFVLDDGWFGKRDDDTTSLGDWIVDKRKLPNGMKTLGERITDLGMQFGLWFEPEMISKESDLYKARPDWLVQVPGRKLSHGRHQFVLDFSNEEVVDHIFNQMAAVLEDAPISYVKWDMNRNITEAGSTSLPGDRQQEVYHRYILGVYDLYNKLTTRFPHILFESCASGGARFDPGMLYYAPQAWTSDDTDAVERLKIQYGSSLVYPLSSIGAHVSAVPNHQVKRITSLKMRGDVAFFGMFGYELDVTKMSEAEREEVKKQIRFYKENRALIQNGLFYRLISPFGSNETAWSVVDKDQTKAIAGFYQVLAEPNPGFKKLKLTGLNPEKEYRVSGKARTYFGDELMNSGLLLQEPYIGTDAGGLEESGDFTSQVYVIEKI
- a CDS encoding beta-galactosidase, translating into MTKFPPISERVPYMLHGADYNPEQWLAYPDILEKDIQLMKEAKCNVMSVGIFSWVSLEPEEGHFTFEWMDQVLDRLHENGISVFLATPSGARPAWMSKKYPEVLRVEANRVRNLHGFRHNHCYTSPVYREKVQMMNEKLAERYADHPAVIGWHISNEYGGECHCDLCQDNFRDWLKEKYETLDKLNHAWWTTFWSHTYTDWDQIESPAPHGELMVHGQNLDWKRFVTDRTIDFCRHEISPLKEKDPSIPVTTNFMGIYEGLDYWKFAGHLDVISWDAYPTWHDTQDESMNAASVGFTHDLNRSLKQGQPFMLMESTPSMTNWQDVSKLKKPGMHHLSSLQAVAHGSDTVQYFQWRKSRGSSEKLHGAVLDHYGRSDNRVFQDVKGVGETLEKLSQVTGTSVQPEVAIIFDWENRWAINDSQGPRNIGIHYERTVQEHYLPFWERGIPVDVVSMDADFSKYKVVVAPMLYMVRAGVGEKIDRFVGDGGTFVTTYLSGIADETDLAFLGGFPGPLRETLGIRSEEIDGLHDGQTNGVAITENSLGLQGEFESRELCDLIHLEGARSLAEYTGDFYEGRPALTVNHHGKGKAYYIASRNDNQFHDQFTECLVRDAGIERVVDVELPAGVTAQVRTDGQTDYVFLMNFTGGEKEIDLNGRGLTSLVGDESGNFAPFEGKVYTREAKHEHFSTFR
- a CDS encoding galactokinase, whose protein sequence is MEQKLYNAMKNAYGHSESDIRLFFAPGRVNLIGEHIDYNGGYVFPCSLSIGTYMAVTKRSDNNIRMTSLNFPEQGTIEFSLDELVYKKEDDWANYPKGVLHEFAKLGKTSAHGFDAVFFGNIPNGAGLSSSASVELVTAVMWDAINGFGLPMVEMVKIGQRAENDFIGVSCGIMDQFAIGMGKEKQAILLDCNTLDYSYSPIDLGEYTLVIANTNKRRGLADSKYNERRRECDEALEAIQTKKRIDFLCDLTSQEFEEVKDAIKNPVAQKRARHAVSENERTKTAAELLKQRDLKGFGELMNASHISLRNDYEVSGKELDALVKAAWTEQSVIGARMTGAGFGGCTVNIIKKEQLDETLDRMKQAYSEATGLQAEFYIAEVGPGAKEITKVKEGER